A stretch of the Bradyrhizobium sp. CCBAU 53351 genome encodes the following:
- a CDS encoding NAD(P)/FAD-dependent oxidoreductase, giving the protein MNVAVRSHATTKQASEHFDVLIVGAGISGIGSAYHIDKQLPGTSYVILETQATFGGTWTTHRYPGIRSDSDLHTFGYSFKPWVGPPIATAEEILTYMNEVIEDNDIAKHIRYKHKINSASWSSERNLWTIEAVTTDTGEAKTFTANFLWMCQGYYRHSEGYTPEWKGMDRFKGRIVHPQTWPEDIDLENKKVVVIGSGATAATLVPNIADKCAHVTMLQRSPTYFRLGRNAIEIAEELRRLQVDEAWIHEIVRRKILFEQDAFTKLCVSKPEQVKKELIGQISAVLGPDYDVETHFTPTYRPWRQRIAFVPDADLFKGIASGKASVVTDEIECFVENGIQLKSGKLLEADVIVTATGFNLAALGDIAFEIDGKPLAFGDTVTYRGMMFTGVPNMVWVFGYFRASWTLRVDLVADFVCRLLGHMKANGKKKVEVKLRPEDHNMPILPWIDPENFNPGYMMRNMNLLPKRGDKPEWQHSQDYWTEKDEIPKTDLDDKAFVYG; this is encoded by the coding sequence ATGAATGTCGCCGTTCGCAGCCACGCCACGACCAAGCAGGCCTCTGAACATTTCGACGTGCTGATCGTCGGCGCCGGCATCTCCGGCATCGGCAGCGCCTATCACATCGACAAGCAGCTTCCGGGCACCAGCTACGTGATCCTGGAAACCCAGGCGACGTTCGGCGGAACCTGGACCACGCACCGTTATCCCGGAATTCGTTCGGACAGCGATCTTCATACGTTTGGCTACAGCTTCAAGCCCTGGGTTGGTCCGCCGATCGCGACCGCCGAGGAAATCCTCACCTACATGAACGAGGTGATCGAGGACAACGACATCGCGAAGCACATTCGCTACAAGCACAAGATCAATTCCGCGAGCTGGTCGAGCGAGCGGAACCTCTGGACCATCGAGGCGGTGACGACCGACACTGGCGAAGCAAAGACGTTCACCGCGAATTTCCTCTGGATGTGCCAGGGCTATTACCGCCATTCGGAAGGCTACACGCCGGAATGGAAGGGCATGGACCGCTTCAAGGGGCGCATCGTCCATCCCCAGACCTGGCCCGAGGATATCGATCTCGAAAACAAGAAGGTCGTCGTGATCGGCTCGGGCGCCACCGCGGCGACGCTGGTGCCGAACATTGCGGACAAATGCGCGCATGTCACCATGTTGCAGCGTTCGCCGACCTATTTCCGCTTGGGGCGCAACGCCATCGAGATTGCCGAGGAATTGCGCCGGCTCCAGGTCGACGAGGCCTGGATCCACGAGATCGTCCGCCGCAAGATCCTGTTCGAGCAGGATGCCTTCACGAAGCTCTGCGTGTCCAAGCCCGAGCAGGTGAAGAAGGAGCTGATCGGCCAGATCAGCGCCGTGCTCGGTCCCGATTACGACGTCGAGACGCACTTCACGCCGACCTACCGGCCGTGGCGGCAGCGCATCGCATTCGTGCCGGATGCCGATTTGTTCAAGGGCATCGCCAGCGGCAAGGCCTCGGTTGTCACCGACGAGATCGAGTGCTTCGTCGAGAACGGCATCCAGCTCAAATCGGGCAAGCTGCTGGAAGCCGACGTCATCGTCACGGCAACGGGCTTCAATCTCGCGGCGCTCGGCGACATCGCCTTCGAGATCGACGGCAAGCCGCTCGCCTTCGGCGACACCGTCACCTATCGCGGCATGATGTTCACGGGCGTACCGAACATGGTCTGGGTGTTCGGCTATTTCCGCGCGAGCTGGACGCTGCGCGTCGACCTCGTTGCCGATTTCGTCTGCCGGCTGCTTGGTCATATGAAGGCCAACGGCAAGAAGAAGGTCGAGGTGAAACTTCGCCCCGAAGACCACAACATGCCGATCCTGCCCTGGATCGATCCCGAGAACTTCAATCCTGGCTACATGATGCGCAACATGAACCTGTTGCCCAAGCGTGGCGACAAGCCGGAATGGCAGCACAGCCAGGATTACTGGACCGAGAAGGACGAGATTCCGAAGACGGATCTGGACGACAAGGCGTTCGTGTATGGGTGA
- the urtE gene encoding urea ABC transporter ATP-binding subunit UrtE, whose translation MLAISDLHVAYGQSEVLHGLNVKVAPNEIVAIMGRNGMGKTTLMKSLMGILPAKSGSVTMDGAELGSLKSFERVAKGLAYVPQGRMIFSTMTVKENIETGLVVSGGSEVPGDIYELFPVLLEMKGRRGGNLSGGQQQQLAIARALATKPKVLLLDEPTEGIQPSIIKEMARTLKRIRDEKGLSIVVSEQVLSFALDIADRVLVIENGEIVRDDPRDAVDAAQVSKYLSV comes from the coding sequence ATGCTGGCAATTTCCGATTTGCACGTCGCCTACGGCCAGAGCGAGGTGCTGCACGGGCTCAACGTCAAGGTCGCGCCGAACGAGATCGTCGCGATCATGGGCCGCAACGGCATGGGCAAGACCACGCTGATGAAGTCGTTGATGGGCATCCTGCCCGCCAAAAGCGGCTCGGTGACCATGGACGGCGCCGAGCTCGGCAGCCTCAAGAGCTTTGAGCGCGTCGCCAAGGGCCTCGCCTACGTCCCGCAAGGCCGCATGATCTTCTCCACCATGACGGTGAAGGAGAACATCGAAACCGGCCTCGTCGTCTCCGGTGGCTCCGAGGTGCCGGGCGACATCTACGAATTGTTCCCGGTGCTGCTGGAAATGAAAGGCCGTCGCGGCGGCAATCTTTCCGGCGGCCAGCAGCAGCAGCTCGCCATCGCACGAGCGCTCGCGACCAAGCCGAAAGTCCTGCTGCTGGATGAGCCGACCGAAGGCATCCAGCCGTCGATCATCAAGGAGATGGCGCGCACCCTGAAGCGCATCCGTGACGAGAAGGGCCTCTCGATCGTCGTGTCCGAGCAGGTGCTGAGCTTCGCGCTCGACATCGCCGACCGTGTGCTGGTGATCGAGAACGGCGAGATCGTGCGTGACGATCCGCGCGACGCCGTCGATGCCGCGCAGGTCTCGAAATATCTGTCCGTCTAA
- a CDS encoding ATP-binding protein, producing MAGRQRIDRVRRQYNQWVANQTLEDYALRFTAKSARRWSAARVANTALGAISFLAMEAIGGTITLNYGVTNATAAILVVSTIIFCCGVPIAYYAAKCGIDIDLLTRGAGFGYIGSTVTSLIYASFTFIFFAIEAVILASALEMCFGIPRPIGYLISAVVIIPLVAYGITLISRFQLWTQPLWIVLHIIPFAAIAWHNPHSFTEWRKFAGEHGDLNGQFDLLLFGVAASVVFSLVAQIGEQVDFLRFLPRDRRASRASWWVALMSAGPGWIVLGALKLLAGSFLAFFALSHGVPPEEAAEPAHMYLEAFRYVLSQPDLALALTGTFVILSQVKINVTNAYAGSIAWSNFFSRLTHSHPGRVVWLVFNVIVALLLMEIGVYKALEQTLALYSNVAIAWVGALVADLVVNKPLGLRPQQIEFKRAHLYDVNPVGVGAMTIATIVSISAFYGLFGPSAKALSAFIALAAAFITAPLIAWATGGKYYIARKPKRSWQNIEAIQCCICEHAFEPEDMASCPAYAGPICSLCCSLDARCHDLCKPHARIQAQVSETLGKLMPQPIYARINSQLGQYIGVFVVSAGLVALVLGLIYLQTSASVHGENMLVSDVLWKVFFSLSIIIGVVAWLFVLAQQSRRAAEAETRRQTTLLIQEIDAHKRTDAELQRAKEVAESANLAKSRYVVGLSHELRSPLNAISGYAQLLEQDATLSTKPRDQVRVVRRSADHLSGLIDGILDISKIEAGRLYLSRDEVRLSEFLDQLVGMFRLQAAAKGIDFVFRRPPHLPLVVYADEKRLRQVLINLLSNAIKFTQTGSVQFVVHYRSPVAEFEVIDTGPGIQGGDLERIFAPFERGALGVSQPQTGTGLGLTISRLLAGVMGGDIKVTSTVGAGSTFKVKILLSEVTNPQRIAPIEAPVSGYHGARKTILITDDDPVHRDLLREVLTPLGFILLSAPDGPGCLALAQHCRPDLFLLDISMPAMDGWAVAEALRTSGHRQARILMVSASALEAHGTPLAQPFHDGYLMKPIDIPRLLEAIRQLLKIEWQYGSDEVAVSFWRPESGSRPPARHIEALIGLGQIGYVRGIQLKLDEIGNEHPEHADFVAQMRSLVDRFDLEQYMATLKTLHAHEH from the coding sequence GTGGCAGGGCGGCAGCGAATAGACCGCGTCAGGCGCCAGTACAATCAGTGGGTCGCCAACCAGACGTTGGAAGACTACGCGCTGCGCTTCACGGCCAAGAGCGCGCGCCGCTGGTCCGCCGCCAGAGTGGCCAACACCGCGCTGGGCGCGATCTCGTTCCTGGCGATGGAAGCGATCGGCGGTACCATCACCCTGAACTATGGCGTCACCAATGCGACCGCCGCCATCCTCGTGGTCTCGACGATCATCTTCTGCTGTGGCGTGCCCATCGCCTATTACGCCGCCAAGTGCGGCATCGACATCGACCTGCTCACGCGCGGCGCGGGCTTCGGCTACATCGGCTCGACCGTCACCTCGCTGATCTACGCGTCCTTCACCTTCATCTTCTTTGCGATCGAAGCCGTGATCCTGGCGTCCGCGCTCGAGATGTGTTTCGGGATTCCGCGGCCAATCGGCTATCTCATCAGCGCCGTCGTCATCATCCCGCTGGTGGCTTATGGCATCACGCTGATCAGCCGCTTCCAACTATGGACGCAACCGCTGTGGATCGTGCTCCACATCATTCCGTTCGCGGCGATCGCCTGGCACAACCCGCATTCCTTCACGGAATGGCGCAAATTTGCGGGCGAGCACGGCGACCTCAACGGCCAATTCGATCTGCTGCTGTTCGGCGTTGCGGCCTCGGTGGTGTTTTCCCTGGTGGCGCAGATCGGCGAGCAGGTCGATTTCCTGCGATTTTTACCGCGCGACCGCCGCGCATCCAGGGCCTCCTGGTGGGTGGCGCTGATGAGCGCAGGGCCGGGCTGGATCGTGCTCGGCGCGCTAAAACTCCTGGCGGGTTCGTTCCTCGCCTTCTTCGCCCTCAGCCACGGGGTACCGCCCGAGGAAGCCGCCGAGCCGGCCCACATGTATCTCGAAGCGTTCCGCTATGTGCTGTCGCAGCCCGATCTTGCGCTGGCCCTGACCGGCACGTTCGTGATCCTGTCGCAAGTCAAGATCAACGTCACCAATGCCTATGCCGGCTCGATCGCCTGGTCGAACTTCTTCTCGCGGCTGACCCACAGCCATCCCGGCCGCGTCGTCTGGCTGGTTTTCAATGTCATCGTGGCGCTGCTGTTGATGGAGATCGGCGTCTACAAGGCCCTGGAGCAGACGCTGGCTCTGTATTCGAACGTTGCGATCGCCTGGGTCGGTGCGCTGGTCGCCGATCTCGTCGTCAACAAGCCGCTTGGCTTGCGGCCGCAGCAGATCGAGTTCAAGCGGGCGCATCTCTACGACGTCAATCCGGTCGGCGTGGGCGCCATGACGATCGCGACAATCGTCTCAATCAGCGCCTTTTACGGCCTGTTCGGGCCTAGTGCGAAGGCGCTGTCAGCCTTCATAGCGCTTGCGGCCGCCTTCATCACCGCACCGCTGATCGCCTGGGCCACAGGCGGCAAGTACTACATCGCACGCAAGCCGAAACGGAGCTGGCAGAACATCGAGGCGATCCAGTGCTGCATTTGCGAGCACGCGTTCGAGCCGGAGGATATGGCCTCCTGCCCGGCTTACGCCGGGCCGATCTGCTCCTTGTGCTGTTCGCTCGACGCCCGCTGCCACGATCTCTGCAAGCCGCACGCCCGGATCCAGGCGCAGGTGTCGGAGACGCTGGGCAAGCTGATGCCGCAGCCGATCTACGCGCGGATCAACTCGCAGCTCGGCCAGTATATCGGCGTTTTCGTGGTCTCCGCCGGCCTCGTCGCGCTGGTGCTTGGCCTGATCTATCTGCAGACCTCGGCGAGCGTGCATGGCGAGAACATGCTGGTTTCCGACGTGCTGTGGAAGGTGTTCTTCTCGCTCAGCATCATCATCGGCGTGGTGGCCTGGCTGTTCGTGCTGGCGCAGCAGAGCCGCCGCGCGGCCGAAGCCGAGACACGGCGGCAGACCACGCTGCTGATCCAGGAGATCGACGCCCACAAGCGCACCGATGCCGAGCTCCAGCGCGCCAAGGAAGTCGCCGAATCCGCCAACCTCGCCAAGAGCCGCTATGTGGTGGGCCTGAGCCACGAGCTACGCTCGCCGCTGAATGCGATCAGCGGCTATGCGCAGCTGCTGGAGCAGGACGCGACGCTGAGCACCAAGCCGCGCGACCAGGTCCGCGTCGTCCGCCGCAGCGCCGACCACCTTTCCGGCCTGATCGACGGCATTCTGGACATCTCCAAGATCGAGGCGGGGCGGCTGTATCTGTCGCGCGACGAGGTGCGGCTCAGCGAATTCCTCGACCAGCTCGTCGGCATGTTCCGCCTGCAGGCCGCCGCCAAGGGCATCGACTTCGTGTTCCGGCGGCCGCCACACCTGCCGCTGGTGGTCTATGCCGACGAGAAGCGGCTGCGCCAGGTGCTGATCAACCTGCTCTCCAACGCGATCAAGTTCACCCAGACCGGCAGCGTGCAGTTCGTCGTGCATTATCGCAGCCCCGTTGCCGAGTTCGAAGTGATCGACACTGGCCCAGGCATCCAGGGCGGCGATCTCGAGCGCATTTTCGCGCCCTTTGAGCGCGGCGCGCTCGGCGTCTCGCAGCCGCAGACCGGCACGGGACTCGGCCTGACCATCAGCCGCCTGCTGGCCGGGGTCATGGGCGGCGATATCAAGGTGACGAGCACGGTCGGCGCCGGCTCGACGTTCAAGGTCAAGATCCTGCTGTCCGAGGTCACAAATCCGCAGCGTATCGCGCCGATTGAGGCCCCGGTCTCCGGGTATCACGGCGCGCGCAAGACCATCCTCATCACCGATGACGATCCGGTTCACCGCGACCTCCTGCGCGAGGTGCTGACGCCGCTCGGTTTCATCCTGCTCAGTGCTCCCGACGGTCCCGGCTGCCTCGCGCTGGCGCAGCATTGCCGGCCCGATTTGTTCCTGCTCGACATCTCGATGCCGGCCATGGACGGCTGGGCCGTGGCGGAGGCGTTGCGCACGAGCGGCCACCGCCAGGCGCGCATCCTGATGGTGTCGGCGAGCGCGCTGGAAGCTCACGGCACGCCGCTGGCGCAGCCCTTCCACGACGGCTACCTGATGAAGCCGATCGACATCCCCCGGCTCCTGGAGGCAATCCGCCAGCTGCTCAAGATCGAATGGCAATACGGCTCGGACGAGGTCGCGGTGTCGTTCTGGCGCCCCGAAAGCGGGTCGAGGCCGCCGGCGCGGCATATCGAGGCGCTGATCGGGCTCGGCCAGATCGGCTACGTCAGGGGTATCCAGTTGAAGCTGGACGAGATCGGCAACGAGCATCCGGAGCATGCCGACTTCGTCGCGCAGATGCGGTCCCTGGTGGACCGCTTCGATCTCGAGCAGTACATGGCCACATTGAAGACATTGCATGCGCATGAGCATTGA
- the urtC gene encoding urea ABC transporter permease subunit UrtC has product MVINSRFFNRSELMGFIALAAVLFVILPLTLDVFRLNLVAKYLTYAFVALGLVLCWGYGGILSLGQGVFFGLGGYCMAMFLKLEASSVENTKIQSTPGIPDFMDWNQITSLPLFWQPFHSLTFTILAIILVPGLFALIIGTAMFKRRVGGTYFAIITQAVAAILTILIVGQQGYTGGINGMTDLRTLKGWDIRPDHAKIILYFVEVVLLFACIGIAQFIRLTKLGRILVAMREQEDRVRFSGYSVANFKIFAFCMASVFAAIGGAMFALNVGFMSPSFVGIVPSIEMVIYTAVGGRMSIFGAIWGAILVNFAKTSLSESFPQLWLFGLGALFIAVVLAFPNGLSGLWADYVQPRIDRLFASRKAKPGWNDNSVADGAPAE; this is encoded by the coding sequence ATGGTCATTAACTCACGCTTCTTCAATCGATCCGAACTCATGGGCTTCATTGCGCTCGCCGCCGTGCTGTTCGTGATCCTGCCGCTGACGCTCGATGTCTTCCGCCTCAATCTGGTCGCGAAGTACCTGACTTACGCCTTTGTCGCACTCGGCCTCGTGCTGTGCTGGGGCTATGGCGGCATCTTGAGCCTGGGGCAGGGCGTGTTCTTCGGTCTGGGCGGCTATTGCATGGCGATGTTCCTCAAGCTCGAGGCATCGAGTGTCGAGAACACCAAGATCCAGTCGACACCCGGCATCCCCGATTTCATGGACTGGAATCAGATCACGTCACTGCCGCTGTTCTGGCAGCCGTTCCACAGCCTGACCTTCACCATCCTCGCCATCATCCTGGTCCCCGGCCTGTTCGCGCTGATCATCGGGACAGCGATGTTCAAGCGTCGTGTTGGCGGCACCTATTTCGCGATCATCACCCAGGCGGTGGCCGCCATCCTCACCATCCTGATCGTCGGTCAACAGGGCTATACCGGCGGCATCAACGGCATGACCGACCTGCGCACGCTGAAGGGTTGGGACATCCGGCCCGACCACGCCAAGATCATCCTGTACTTCGTCGAGGTGGTGCTGCTGTTCGCCTGCATCGGCATCGCACAGTTCATCCGGCTGACCAAGCTCGGCCGCATCCTGGTGGCGATGCGCGAACAGGAGGACCGTGTCCGCTTCTCCGGCTACAGCGTCGCCAACTTCAAGATCTTTGCCTTCTGCATGGCCTCGGTCTTCGCCGCGATCGGCGGTGCCATGTTCGCACTCAATGTCGGTTTCATGTCGCCGTCCTTTGTCGGCATCGTGCCGTCGATCGAGATGGTGATCTACACCGCGGTCGGCGGGCGGATGTCGATCTTCGGCGCGATATGGGGGGCCATCCTGGTGAATTTCGCCAAGACCAGCCTGTCCGAATCCTTCCCGCAACTCTGGCTGTTCGGTCTCGGAGCGCTGTTCATCGCGGTCGTGCTCGCCTTCCCGAACGGTCTGTCCGGGCTCTGGGCCGACTACGTGCAGCCGCGCATCGATCGGCTGTTCGCCTCGCGGAAGGCGAAGCCGGGCTGGAACGACAATTCGGTCGCCGACGGCGCGCCGGCAGAGTGA
- a CDS encoding response regulator, with amino-acid sequence MRMSIEPKKRDVALVVDDSPETLRLLTDALDGAGMTVMVALDGAAAMRIVDQITPDIVLLDAVMPGIDGFETCRRLKRDADLANVPVIFMTGLAETEHIVRGLEAGGVDYVTKPIVIEEMLARIRVHLGNARLTQSARAALDVSGRFLFAVNRQGNLLWATPQAQKLMSDHQGARADDFVLSPTLLQWLEQAKTKGSSKSQATSLPDNPQLRLYYMGETAPNEFLLRLSRDSGTALPPEFTSELGLTTREGEVLAWLSKGKTNRDIAQILGLSPRTVDKHLEQIYAKLGVENRTAAAAIAANATRRNS; translated from the coding sequence ATGCGCATGAGCATTGAACCAAAGAAGCGCGACGTCGCGCTGGTTGTCGATGACTCTCCGGAGACGCTGCGGCTACTGACCGACGCGCTTGACGGCGCCGGCATGACGGTGATGGTGGCGCTCGATGGCGCGGCCGCGATGCGCATCGTCGACCAGATCACGCCGGATATCGTGCTGCTCGATGCCGTGATGCCCGGCATCGATGGCTTCGAGACCTGCCGCCGGCTGAAGCGCGATGCGGACCTTGCCAATGTCCCGGTCATCTTCATGACGGGCCTTGCCGAAACCGAGCACATCGTGCGCGGGCTCGAGGCCGGCGGCGTCGACTACGTGACCAAGCCGATCGTGATCGAGGAGATGCTGGCGCGTATTCGCGTCCATCTCGGCAATGCCCGGCTGACGCAGAGCGCGCGCGCCGCGCTCGACGTCTCCGGCCGCTTCCTGTTCGCAGTGAACCGCCAGGGCAATTTGCTATGGGCGACGCCGCAGGCGCAGAAGCTGATGTCCGATCATCAGGGCGCACGGGCCGACGACTTCGTCCTGTCGCCGACGCTGCTGCAATGGCTGGAGCAGGCCAAGACCAAGGGTAGTTCGAAATCCCAGGCGACCTCGTTACCAGACAATCCGCAACTCCGGCTCTATTATATGGGCGAGACGGCGCCGAACGAGTTTCTGCTGCGGCTCTCCAGGGACTCCGGCACCGCGCTGCCGCCCGAATTCACCAGCGAGCTCGGCCTCACCACCCGGGAGGGCGAGGTGCTGGCCTGGCTCAGCAAGGGCAAGACCAACCGCGACATCGCGCAGATCCTGGGCCTCAGCCCGCGCACGGTCGACAAGCACCTGGAGCAGATCTACGCCAAGCTCGGCGTGGAGAACCGAACGGCAGCCGCCGCGATCGCGGCGAATGCGACGCGAAGGAATTCGTGA
- the urtD gene encoding urea ABC transporter ATP-binding protein UrtD, whose translation MLIGHQPKEFLLAVSGLTVSFDGFKAVNDLSFYVEENEIRVIIGPNGAGKTTVLDLICGKTKATSGSIQFRGKELTKMRENEIVQTGVGRKFQTPSVFEDLTVFENLEISFPRGRTVFGSLTFQRDQPVKDRVEEVAEMIFLKDKLNTYADELSHGQKQWLEIGMLLIQDPDLLMLDEPVAGMSVSERAKTAELLNRIIKNRSVLVIEHDMKFVEDIAHKVTVLHQGQILSEGTMEKVKNDPKVVEVYLGH comes from the coding sequence ATGCTCATCGGTCATCAGCCCAAGGAATTTCTGCTCGCGGTCTCCGGACTGACCGTTTCGTTCGACGGGTTCAAGGCGGTCAACGACCTCTCCTTCTACGTCGAAGAGAACGAGATCCGCGTCATCATCGGTCCCAACGGCGCCGGCAAGACCACCGTGCTCGACCTGATCTGCGGCAAGACCAAGGCGACCTCAGGCTCGATTCAGTTTCGTGGCAAGGAGCTCACGAAGATGAGGGAGAACGAGATCGTGCAGACCGGCGTCGGGCGCAAGTTTCAGACGCCGTCGGTGTTCGAGGATCTCACCGTGTTCGAGAACCTCGAGATCTCGTTTCCGCGCGGGCGCACCGTGTTCGGCTCGCTGACCTTCCAGCGCGACCAGCCGGTGAAGGACCGGGTCGAGGAGGTCGCCGAGATGATTTTCCTCAAGGACAAGCTCAACACCTATGCCGACGAGCTCAGCCATGGCCAGAAGCAGTGGCTCGAGATCGGCATGTTGCTGATCCAGGATCCGGACCTGCTGATGCTCGACGAGCCCGTCGCCGGCATGAGCGTGTCCGAGCGCGCCAAGACCGCCGAATTGCTCAACCGCATCATCAAGAACCGCTCGGTGCTGGTGATCGAGCACGACATGAAGTTCGTCGAGGACATCGCGCACAAGGTGACCGTGCTGCACCAGGGCCAGATCCTCTCCGAGGGGACCATGGAGAAGGTGAAGAACGATCCCAAGGTCGTTGAAGTCTACCTGGGGCACTGA
- the urtA gene encoding urea ABC transporter substrate-binding protein, producing MSDEGKKGLLSPLRRKLLMGMAAVPAMTMLPRASFAQAPATSAVNTTGLAVTDTEVTVGILHSATGTMAISETGSIEAEKLAIEQINAAGGVLGRKIKFIQEDGASDWPTFAEKAKKLLVNDKVAAIMGCWTSASRKAVLPVMEQYNGMLYYPTFYEGLEQSKNVIYTGQEATQQILAGLNWIAKEKGAKSFFFIGSDYIWPRTSNKIARKHVENVLKGKVVGEEYYPLGNTQFNSVINKIKLTKPDVIFTDVVGGSNVAFYKQLKAAGIDLSKQALLTISVTEDEIDGIGGENIAGAYACMKYFQSLDNPNNKAFVPAFKKMWGEKTVIGDVTQAAYLGPWLWKLTVEKAGSFDVDKIAAASPGVEFKGAPEGYVRIHENHHLWSKTRVGRAKLDGQFELIYETADLVEPDPFPKGYQ from the coding sequence ATGTCGGACGAAGGAAAAAAGGGCCTGTTATCGCCGCTTCGGCGCAAATTATTGATGGGAATGGCCGCCGTGCCGGCCATGACGATGCTGCCGCGGGCGTCCTTTGCCCAGGCCCCGGCGACCTCGGCGGTCAACACCACGGGCCTTGCCGTCACCGACACCGAGGTGACGGTCGGAATCCTGCACTCGGCGACCGGCACCATGGCGATCTCCGAGACGGGCTCGATCGAAGCTGAAAAGCTCGCCATCGAGCAGATCAACGCCGCCGGCGGCGTTCTCGGGCGCAAGATCAAGTTCATCCAGGAAGACGGCGCAAGCGATTGGCCGACCTTTGCGGAAAAGGCCAAGAAGCTGCTCGTCAACGACAAGGTCGCGGCGATCATGGGTTGCTGGACCTCGGCCTCCCGCAAGGCGGTGCTCCCGGTCATGGAGCAGTATAACGGCATGCTCTACTACCCGACCTTCTACGAAGGCCTCGAGCAGTCCAAGAACGTCATCTACACCGGCCAGGAAGCGACCCAGCAGATCCTCGCCGGCCTGAACTGGATCGCCAAGGAGAAGGGCGCAAAATCGTTCTTCTTCATCGGCTCCGACTACATCTGGCCCCGCACCTCGAACAAGATCGCGCGCAAGCACGTCGAGAACGTGCTGAAGGGTAAGGTCGTCGGCGAGGAATATTATCCGCTCGGCAACACCCAGTTCAACTCGGTCATCAACAAGATCAAGCTGACCAAGCCGGACGTCATTTTCACCGACGTCGTCGGCGGCTCCAACGTCGCCTTCTACAAGCAGCTCAAGGCCGCCGGCATCGACCTTTCCAAGCAAGCGCTGCTGACGATCTCGGTGACCGAAGACGAAATCGACGGCATCGGCGGCGAGAATATCGCGGGCGCCTATGCCTGCATGAAGTACTTCCAGTCGCTCGACAATCCGAACAACAAGGCCTTCGTGCCGGCGTTCAAGAAGATGTGGGGCGAGAAGACCGTCATCGGAGACGTCACCCAGGCTGCCTATCTCGGCCCGTGGCTCTGGAAGTTGACGGTCGAGAAGGCCGGCTCCTTCGACGTCGACAAGATTGCGGCGGCCTCGCCGGGCGTCGAGTTCAAGGGGGCTCCGGAAGGCTACGTGCGCATCCACGAGAATCATCATTTGTGGTCGAAGACCCGCGTAGGCCGCGCCAAGCTCGATGGTCAGTTCGAGCTGATCTACGAGACCGCCGATCTCGTCGAGCCGGATCCGTTCCCGAAGGGCTATCAGTAA
- the urtB gene encoding urea ABC transporter permease subunit UrtB: protein MFGDYSLGDLGSIFVMQGFAGLILFSVYVLMALGLAIIFGQMGVINMAHGEFMILGAYVTWMTSNLFQAYLPSLFSGYFFLAMILAFVASGALGMLVEWVLIRHLYKRPLDTLLATWGLSLMLQQAYRSVFGAREVGVELPQWMLGSLHVSDSIEVPINGVFVMCLTVLITISVAYVLYLSRWGRQVRAVVQNRIMAGAVGINTEKVDRYTFGLGCGIAGIAGSAFTMIGSTGPTSGQLYIVDTFLVVVFGGAASLLGTIASAFSISQTQSTLEFFMSGSMAKVLTLLAVVGILMLRPQGLFALKVRK from the coding sequence ATGTTCGGCGACTACTCGCTTGGTGATCTCGGCTCGATCTTCGTCATGCAGGGTTTCGCAGGACTGATCCTGTTTTCGGTCTACGTCCTGATGGCGCTCGGGCTTGCGATCATCTTCGGGCAGATGGGCGTCATCAACATGGCCCATGGCGAGTTCATGATCCTGGGGGCCTACGTCACCTGGATGACGTCCAATCTCTTCCAGGCCTATTTGCCGAGCCTGTTCAGCGGCTACTTCTTCCTCGCGATGATCCTGGCCTTCGTCGCGTCAGGTGCGTTGGGCATGCTGGTGGAATGGGTGCTGATACGGCATCTGTACAAGCGTCCGCTCGATACGCTGCTGGCCACCTGGGGCCTCAGCCTGATGCTGCAGCAGGCCTATCGCTCCGTGTTCGGCGCACGAGAAGTCGGCGTCGAGCTGCCGCAATGGATGCTCGGTTCGCTGCACGTCAGCGACAGTATCGAAGTGCCGATCAACGGCGTCTTCGTGATGTGCCTCACCGTGCTGATCACGATCTCTGTCGCCTACGTTCTCTACCTGTCGCGCTGGGGCCGCCAGGTCCGTGCCGTGGTGCAGAACCGTATCATGGCGGGCGCCGTCGGCATCAATACCGAGAAGGTCGATCGCTATACTTTCGGCCTCGGTTGCGGCATCGCCGGCATCGCCGGCAGCGCCTTCACCATGATCGGTTCGACCGGGCCGACCTCGGGACAGCTCTACATCGTCGATACGTTCCTGGTCGTCGTGTTCGGCGGCGCCGCCAGCCTGCTCGGTACCATCGCCTCCGCGTTCTCGATCTCGCAGACGCAATCGACGCTCGAATTCTTCATGTCGGGTTCGATGGCCAAGGTACTCACGCTGCTCGCCGTCGTCGGCATCCTGATGCTGCGGCCGCAGGGTCTCTTCGCCCTCAAGGTTCGCAAATAA